The genomic window CCGGTGGATGCGGACAAGGCCACGCCGATGGGGAAGGTGGGCGGGGTGCTGACGGGCGTGCACCATGCCACGCACGAGAGGATCGTCGTGGCCGACGACGACGTGCGCTACGATCTGGAGGGGCTGACAGCCGTGGCACGGCTGCTGGACGACGCCCACGTCGTCCGCCCGCAGAACTACTTCCATCCGCTTCCCTGGCACGCCCGGTGGGACACGGGGCGCATCCTGCTCAACCGGGTCATGGACGGCGACTGGCCCGGGACGCTCGCGGTGCGCCGCTCCGGGCTGCTGGCCACCGGCGGCTACGACGGCGCGGTGATGTTCGAGAACTTGGAGCTGGTGCGCACCGTGCTCGCCGCGGGAGGGCGCGAGCACGTCGCGAGGGACGTCTTCGTCCTCCGCCAGCCGCCGGAAGCCCGCCACTTCATCAACCAGCGGGTCCGCCAGGCCTACGACGAATGGGCGCGGCCCGCGCGCCTTGCCGTGCAGCTCGCCGCGCTCCCCGTGCTGGGCGCGCTCGCGTGGCGCGGAGGCTGGAAGGCCGCCGCCGGCGCGGTGCTGGGCGTTGCCGCTGTGGCCGAGTGGGGGCGCAGGCGGGAGGGCGGTGCGGACTACTTCCCGGCCAGCTCGTCGCTACTCGCGCCGGGTTGGCTCTTCGTGGAGCGGGGCGTGTGCAGCTGGCTGGCGGTCGGCGAGCGCGTGCTGCACGGGGGCGTCCGCTATCGCGGCTCCGTCCTGCGCCGGGCCGCCACGCCCATGGCCGA from Longimicrobium sp. includes these protein-coding regions:
- a CDS encoding glycosyltransferase family 2 protein, which translates into the protein MLISYVLPLRSGTALHGGGLTAYLRWLSAHAEVLVVDGSDAEVFAAHAAQWGLFVRHLPVDADKATPMGKVGGVLTGVHHATHERIVVADDDVRYDLEGLTAVARLLDDAHVVRPQNYFHPLPWHARWDTGRILLNRVMDGDWPGTLAVRRSGLLATGGYDGAVMFENLELVRTVLAAGGREHVARDVFVLRQPPEARHFINQRVRQAYDEWARPARLAVQLAALPVLGALAWRGGWKAAAGAVLGVAAVAEWGRRREGGADYFPASSSLLAPGWLFVERGVCSWLAVGERVLHGGVRYRGSVLRRAATPMAELRRRHAGALGSTSTSIGLKEPLLESSAEHAVTPTTISISALSSR